In Alphaproteobacteria bacterium, the following proteins share a genomic window:
- a CDS encoding TIGR02466 family protein: protein MAQEPRGADTAGTTAGAGAAGKPAGTGAAGTGGAGTGGPRPNPAAGWNRMMIADVHLAFPTPILQHHFDNTEALNTALRRIVQEHEKRKPGKQVSLVDGWHSETDLLAWPEPEIQTLRQMIFEAVQYMSNVVSDTTASPLSFPVVAAEAWANVSRDRAYHKVHNHMGSTWSGVYYVATGSSDKSAPDSGTIEFLDPRPNGESGTLVGAPFTSKLSFRPQPGMMVMFPSWIYHYVNPFRGKGTRISIAFNLKLGAPERRG, encoded by the coding sequence ATGGCACAGGAGCCGCGCGGCGCGGACACGGCAGGCACCACGGCGGGCGCGGGTGCGGCGGGCAAACCGGCCGGCACGGGTGCGGCAGGCACGGGCGGGGCGGGCACGGGTGGCCCCCGGCCCAACCCGGCGGCGGGCTGGAACCGCATGATGATCGCCGACGTGCATCTGGCCTTTCCGACACCGATCCTGCAGCACCACTTCGACAATACGGAAGCGCTCAACACGGCCCTGCGGCGCATCGTCCAGGAACATGAGAAGCGCAAACCCGGCAAGCAGGTGAGCCTGGTGGACGGCTGGCATTCGGAGACCGACCTGCTGGCCTGGCCGGAGCCGGAGATTCAGACTTTGCGCCAGATGATCTTCGAGGCGGTGCAGTACATGTCCAATGTGGTGTCGGACACTACCGCCAGCCCGCTCAGCTTTCCCGTGGTGGCGGCGGAGGCGTGGGCCAATGTGTCGCGGGACCGGGCCTATCACAAGGTCCACAACCACATGGGCAGCACCTGGTCGGGGGTCTATTACGTGGCCACCGGATCAAGCGACAAGTCGGCGCCCGACAGCGGCACCATCGAGTTCCTCGATCCCCGACCGAACGGCGAATCCGGCACTCTGGTCGGCGCGCCCTTCACCAGCAAGCTGAGCTTCCGGCCGCAGCCCGGCATGATGGTGATGTTCCCGAGCTGGATCTATCACTACGTCAATCCGTTCCGCGGCAAGGGCACGCGCATTTCCATCGCCTTCAACCTGAAGCTGGGGGCGCCGGAGCGGCGGGGATAG
- a CDS encoding heme-binding protein, translating to MFLTLEEANRVIGGAIARAEVLKLRVSVAVCDAGGRLLAFQRMDGTKWGSVYGSQGKAVASAAMQVPSGDMAERADHPILRGIVAAEGGHMILGQGAVPIFREGVCIGACGVGGASSQEDEDCARAGVATL from the coding sequence GTGTTTCTGACCCTTGAGGAAGCCAATCGCGTCATCGGTGGCGCCATCGCCCGGGCCGAAGTGCTCAAGCTGCGGGTCAGTGTCGCGGTATGCGACGCCGGCGGCCGGCTGCTGGCGTTCCAGCGCATGGACGGCACCAAGTGGGGCAGTGTCTATGGCAGCCAGGGCAAGGCGGTTGCGTCCGCCGCCATGCAGGTGCCGAGCGGCGACATGGCGGAGCGGGCGGACCATCCGATCCTGCGTGGCATCGTCGCCGCCGAGGGCGGCCACATGATCCTTGGCCAGGGCGCCGTGCCGATCTTTCGCGAGGGCGTCTGCATCGGCGCCTGCGGCGTCGGCGGAGCCTCGTCGCAGGAGGACGAGGACTGTGCCCGCGCCGGAGTGGCGACGCTGTAG
- a CDS encoding YciI family protein has product MPEFVFAYHGGTRPSSPEEGAKLMKEWRAWMSGLGDAVVDPGKPVGKSHTVSAKGVTKDGGANPIAGFTVVKAASLDAAVAMAKPCPHVKNGGTIEVAEAMDMEM; this is encoded by the coding sequence ATGCCCGAGTTTGTTTTCGCCTATCACGGCGGCACGCGCCCCAGCAGTCCTGAGGAGGGCGCCAAGCTGATGAAGGAGTGGCGCGCCTGGATGAGTGGCCTTGGCGATGCGGTGGTTGACCCCGGCAAGCCGGTCGGCAAGTCGCACACGGTGAGCGCCAAGGGCGTCACCAAGGACGGTGGGGCCAATCCGATTGCCGGCTTTACGGTGGTCAAGGCCGCCAGCCTGGACGCGGCGGTGGCCATGGCCAAACCCTGTCCGCACGTGAAGAACGGCGGCACAATTGAAGTGGCCGAGGCCATGGACATGGAGATGTAG
- a CDS encoding FkbM family methyltransferase: MPRAPLEERLKHALVPPSLYIRYRAWKERLKGEAEIALLPSLVDPSRSAVDAGANKGVYSFVLSRLCPHVHAFEPYPKMLDVLRRTARRNVTVWSMALSDQAGEATFRVPRRDDGGLSNQGGSLSREKVSGDHLALNVATVRLDDLDLGPVGFMKIDVEGSEMQVLDGARATIERHRPTLLIEIEEGHSGIPLADAIGRVESLGYDASYYDRGQRRLRPFADYDPAALGIHGSRDYVFNFVFQPVAG, encoded by the coding sequence GTGCCGCGCGCGCCGCTGGAGGAACGACTCAAGCACGCCCTGGTGCCGCCGTCTCTCTACATCCGTTATCGCGCCTGGAAGGAGCGGCTCAAGGGCGAGGCCGAGATCGCCCTGCTGCCCTCTCTGGTGGACCCGTCGCGCAGTGCGGTGGACGCCGGCGCCAACAAAGGCGTCTACAGCTTCGTGCTGTCGCGTCTGTGTCCGCATGTGCACGCCTTCGAGCCCTATCCCAAAATGCTGGACGTGCTGCGCCGCACCGCCCGGCGCAATGTCACCGTGTGGTCCATGGCGCTGTCGGATCAGGCCGGCGAAGCGACCTTCCGTGTGCCGCGCCGTGACGATGGCGGGCTGTCCAATCAGGGTGGCTCCCTCAGTCGGGAGAAAGTCAGCGGCGACCACCTTGCATTGAACGTGGCGACTGTCCGCCTGGATGATCTGGACCTGGGGCCGGTCGGCTTCATGAAGATCGACGTGGAAGGCAGCGAGATGCAGGTGCTCGACGGCGCCCGCGCCACCATCGAACGGCACCGGCCGACCCTGCTGATCGAGATCGAGGAAGGCCATTCCGGTATCCCCCTGGCCGACGCCATCGGCCGCGTCGAGTCGCTCGGCTATGACGCCTCATACTATGACCGTGGCCAGCGCCGGCTGCGGCCCTTCGCCGACTATGACCCGGCGGCGCTGGGCATTCACGGCTCGCGCGACTATGTGTTCAACTTCGTCTTTCAGCCGGTTGCCGGGTGA
- a CDS encoding amidohydrolase family protein encodes MVEVRGEDGASAILLRGGWVITGGGPDDAVIRDGAVLVEGERVGAVGPWAELRTRHPAASVIGGPDHAVLPGLINGHHHSSAISAVQHGLSDALLEPWCLDHLRIRLTDDRLDCLLAATRLLQTGVTAAVDVWQGPPQSPAAYERAARARLAGYEQAGLRAFFALGHKTQSRIVHGGPDADDDFIAGLPANVRPHAQALLPAGPIMDDGDWLDVVDQLARDTAGHPRLAIWYGPQGPQWIHPGVMERIAEAAEAHDSNIQTHVNESWYEAQWARRQHGGRETVAWLGDIGVLGPRFSLAHATFCSPAEIEILAATGTAVSHNPGSNLRLRNGAMPLNAMRAAGVTVAIGMDGTTMDDDEDMWAEMRLAARLARTTRLSGPAPAPRELLHMATAGGARLARMEDRLGRLAPGMLADVITLDTRRVRSPWAAAEADMADLLVMKAAAGDVDTVLVGGAVVLRGGLPTRFDLKAALAEAHEVMAAQARPEQAEAHVAAVMPYLEKFYLGWEEER; translated from the coding sequence ATGGTTGAAGTTCGGGGTGAAGACGGGGCGAGCGCCATTCTGCTGCGTGGCGGATGGGTGATCACCGGCGGCGGGCCGGACGATGCGGTGATCCGCGACGGCGCGGTGCTGGTCGAAGGCGAACGGGTCGGCGCGGTCGGGCCGTGGGCCGAGCTGCGCACGCGCCATCCGGCGGCTTCGGTCATCGGCGGGCCGGACCATGCGGTGCTGCCCGGGCTGATCAACGGCCATCACCATTCCAGTGCCATCAGCGCGGTGCAGCACGGCCTGTCCGACGCCTTGCTGGAGCCGTGGTGTCTGGACCATCTGCGTATCCGCCTGACCGACGACCGGCTGGACTGTCTGCTGGCGGCGACGCGACTGTTGCAGACCGGTGTGACGGCGGCGGTGGACGTGTGGCAGGGGCCGCCCCAGTCGCCGGCGGCCTATGAGCGGGCGGCGCGGGCGAGGCTGGCTGGCTATGAGCAGGCGGGGCTTCGCGCTTTCTTTGCGCTGGGCCACAAGACCCAGAGCCGCATCGTCCATGGCGGACCGGATGCCGACGATGACTTCATCGCCGGCCTGCCGGCCAATGTGCGGCCGCACGCCCAGGCCCTGCTGCCGGCCGGGCCGATCATGGATGACGGTGACTGGCTGGACGTGGTGGACCAGTTGGCGCGCGACACGGCCGGGCATCCGCGCCTGGCCATCTGGTACGGGCCGCAGGGGCCGCAGTGGATTCACCCGGGCGTCATGGAGCGCATCGCCGAGGCGGCGGAAGCCCACGACAGCAATATCCAGACCCATGTGAATGAAAGCTGGTACGAGGCGCAGTGGGCCAGACGCCAGCACGGCGGCCGCGAGACGGTGGCATGGCTTGGCGATATCGGCGTGCTGGGGCCGCGCTTCTCGCTGGCTCACGCCACGTTCTGCAGCCCGGCGGAGATCGAGATTCTGGCGGCCACGGGTACGGCGGTGAGTCACAACCCCGGCTCCAATCTGCGTCTGCGCAACGGCGCCATGCCCTTGAACGCCATGCGCGCGGCCGGCGTGACCGTGGCCATCGGCATGGACGGCACGACCATGGACGATGATGAGGACATGTGGGCGGAGATGCGGCTGGCGGCGCGGCTGGCCCGCACCACGCGCCTGTCGGGGCCAGCGCCGGCGCCGCGCGAATTGCTGCACATGGCGACGGCGGGCGGCGCCAGGCTGGCCCGCATGGAGGACCGGCTGGGCCGGCTGGCCCCCGGTATGCTGGCCGACGTGATCACGCTGGACACGCGGCGAGTGCGATCACCGTGGGCGGCGGCGGAGGCGGACATGGCCGACCTGCTGGTGATGAAGGCGGCGGCCGGCGACGTGGATACGGTGCTGGTGGGCGGCGCGGTGGTGCTGCGCGGCGGCCTGCCCACACGCTTTGACCTCAAGGCGGCGCTGGCCGAGGCCCATGAGGTGATGGCGGCGCAGGCCCGGCCCGAGCAGGCCGAAGCCCATGTGGCGGCGGTGATGCCCTATCTGGAGAAGTTCTACCTGGGCTGGGAGGAAGAGCGATGA
- a CDS encoding YHYH protein: MAGAAMLISGGLLAQSSVLAELKARIAAATDARDLTAAVLTNRSADCADHVTIATGRAADIQRGLTFAGAVVITADEESCRLLSNNIPNHDFNDASARFAHGVQEVGHSFTIPRRPVAAARPTALTHRSYDAVMLNGVPLDILSAGCYRPNERGADRDGNVAIGCQADSRWLLDPVGVSHRFGADRHNAHTQPDGSYHYHGNPMALFDDHPPAEGSPVIGFAADGFPVYGSWFRDEAGALRKAVSGYELRKGERPSSARDPGGFYDGMYVDDYEFTGRGDLDPCNGMTVNGQYGYYVTDAYPWVLRCLAGTAHPSFAKLR; encoded by the coding sequence GTGGCTGGCGCCGCTATGCTTATTTCCGGCGGATTGCTGGCGCAGAGCTCGGTGCTGGCGGAGTTGAAGGCGCGGATCGCCGCCGCCACCGATGCGCGGGACCTGACGGCGGCGGTCCTGACCAACCGCTCGGCCGACTGCGCCGATCATGTGACCATCGCCACCGGCCGCGCCGCGGACATACAGCGCGGTCTTACCTTCGCCGGGGCGGTCGTCATCACCGCGGACGAGGAAAGCTGCCGCCTGCTGTCCAACAATATTCCCAATCACGACTTCAACGATGCCTCGGCGCGTTTTGCCCATGGGGTGCAGGAGGTGGGGCACAGCTTCACAATCCCGCGCCGGCCAGTGGCGGCGGCCCGGCCGACGGCGCTGACCCACCGCAGCTATGACGCGGTTATGCTGAACGGCGTACCGCTGGATATCCTTTCGGCCGGTTGCTACCGACCGAATGAACGGGGCGCCGACCGCGACGGTAATGTGGCCATTGGTTGTCAGGCGGATAGCCGATGGTTGCTGGACCCGGTGGGCGTATCCCATCGCTTCGGCGCCGACCGGCACAACGCCCATACCCAGCCCGATGGCTCCTACCACTATCACGGCAATCCCATGGCCCTGTTCGACGACCATCCACCGGCGGAGGGTTCGCCGGTGATCGGTTTCGCCGCTGATGGCTTTCCGGTGTACGGAAGCTGGTTCCGCGATGAGGCGGGCGCCCTGCGCAAGGCGGTGTCGGGCTATGAACTGCGCAAGGGCGAGCGGCCGTCTTCGGCGCGCGATCCCGGCGGCTTCTATGACGGCATGTATGTGGATGATTACGAATTCACCGGCCGCGGCGACCTGGACCCGTGCAACGGCATGACAGTGAACGGCCAGTATGGCTATTACGTCACCGATGCCTATCCATGGGTGCTGAGATGCCTGGCGGGCACGGCGCACCCGTCATTTGCGAAACTACGGTGA